A genomic region of Sulfobacillus acidophilus DSM 10332 contains the following coding sequences:
- a CDS encoding hypothetical protein (KEGG: tko:TK1719 capsular polysaccharide biosynthesis protein~SPTR: Capsular polysaccharide biosynthesis protein): MRRTKDREFWRDNGIFGAASLIAGLFNYLYHVVLAHVLGPRHYGDLTTFLNVTAFLVLPAPVVTLVYTRMGKKLRKGRRQAWYLWGGGIAIWLALAVASPFLGRLLHVSPFLLVVFTLEVVPSFALAANVGILQRVRWYVWAGLLTVLNTGFRVIAAGIAVVFHRYPLFWVGLLEGVAAWVTWSVSRRPTERAPAAGDPSRAEVISGTAVVGVINVLFSIVDGLLAKHSLGAIPAGRYNGLATIGHTIQFISGSFGTVMLTSILADPARKWRFLGISGLVYGGIALTAEGVFLFYGRWVVTVILGRHFLPIVGFLPQFGWGMMALGLLNILMLFSVAENRWAVIGTTGLGLIWWVGRLLYSHSVAAFVAGTTGTMLWVLGVTVGLLAWLEWGSRVSWRRKLRS; the protein is encoded by the coding sequence GTGAGGCGGACGAAAGATCGCGAATTTTGGCGGGATAACGGGATTTTTGGGGCCGCATCACTCATCGCCGGACTGTTTAATTACCTCTATCATGTGGTCTTGGCACACGTGTTGGGTCCCCGCCATTACGGCGATTTAACGACCTTTTTAAACGTGACGGCGTTTTTGGTGCTACCGGCGCCGGTTGTGACCCTCGTCTATACGCGGATGGGGAAAAAATTACGGAAAGGCCGTCGACAGGCGTGGTATCTCTGGGGAGGCGGCATCGCGATTTGGTTGGCGTTAGCCGTTGCTAGCCCGTTTTTAGGTCGTCTTTTACATGTGAGCCCGTTTTTACTTGTCGTGTTTACGCTGGAAGTGGTGCCGAGTTTTGCCTTGGCCGCCAACGTGGGGATTTTGCAGCGGGTCCGGTGGTACGTTTGGGCCGGACTACTAACCGTCCTCAATACCGGTTTTCGGGTGATTGCGGCAGGCATTGCCGTGGTGTTTCACCGCTATCCGTTGTTTTGGGTCGGACTCTTAGAGGGGGTGGCTGCCTGGGTCACCTGGAGCGTCAGCCGGCGGCCGACCGAGAGGGCACCGGCGGCCGGCGATCCCTCCCGGGCGGAGGTGATTTCCGGTACCGCCGTGGTGGGCGTCATTAACGTGTTGTTTTCCATTGTCGACGGGCTATTGGCGAAACATTCGCTTGGGGCGATTCCGGCCGGGCGATATAACGGGTTAGCCACCATTGGCCACACAATCCAGTTTATCTCGGGCAGCTTTGGCACGGTCATGTTGACGTCGATATTGGCCGATCCCGCCCGCAAGTGGCGCTTTCTGGGAATTAGCGGGTTGGTCTACGGGGGCATCGCCTTGACGGCCGAGGGTGTTTTCCTTTTCTACGGGCGTTGGGTGGTGACCGTGATTTTAGGACGGCATTTCCTGCCTATCGTAGGCTTTCTTCCCCAATTCGGTTGGGGTATGATGGCGCTGGGTCTCTTAAATATTCTGATGCTATTTTCCGTGGCGGAGAATCGCTGGGCCGTGATCGGCACCACCGGCTTAGGGCTTATTTGGTGGGTCGGTCGGCTGCTCTACTCGCATTCCGTGGCCGCATTTGTGGCCGGTACGACCGGGACGATGCTGTGGGTCTTGGGCGTCACCGTGGGACTTTTGGCCTGGCTGGAGTGGGGCAGCCGGGTGAGCTGGCGAAGAAAGCTCAGGTCTTGA
- a CDS encoding NADPH:quinone reductase (PFAM: Alcohol dehydrogenase GroES-like domain; Zinc-binding dehydrogenase~TIGRFAM: 2-desacetyl-2-hydroxyethyl bacteriochlorophyllide A dehydrogenase~COGs: COG0604 NADPH:quinone reductase and related Zn-dependent oxidoreductase~InterPro IPR013154:IPR013149~KEGG: acp:A2cp1_3027 alcohol dehydrogenase zinc-binding domain protein~PFAM: Alcohol dehydrogenase, zinc-binding; Alcohol dehydrogenase GroES-like~PRIAM: NADPH:quinone reductase~SPTR: Alcohol dehydrogenase zinc-binding domain protein), which yields MQAAIFETTGDVEVLHVKTVPDPQPGPGEVVVRVEAVGVNRLDLMMREGRVPARPMPHIAGSEVAGTVVAVGAGVTRPLGQRVAVAPYLFCGQCESCLAGHETVCLKGDILGLGSQGGYAEYVVVADHSLIPIPDGVSAEQAAAVTLSTITAWHMLVDKVRIRPGDWVLVWAAGSGVGSAAVQIAKMMGAKVIATAGQPAKVERAMAELGADYGIDYSREDVGLRVRELTQKRGVDVVFEHLGQQTLPTSVRALAREGRIVTCGTLTGNYAEIDVWTLFAKELQIVGSYGGTREDLRQVLQAVAEGRLTPVIDTVWPLTDVQSAHQRMSAREQFGKILLKPTR from the coding sequence ATGCAGGCAGCAATTTTTGAAACCACGGGCGACGTGGAGGTGCTTCACGTAAAAACCGTGCCGGATCCCCAACCGGGACCGGGTGAAGTGGTTGTCCGCGTCGAAGCCGTCGGGGTTAACCGCTTGGATCTGATGATGCGGGAAGGCCGGGTTCCCGCACGGCCGATGCCGCACATCGCCGGCTCGGAAGTCGCCGGGACGGTCGTGGCCGTCGGGGCGGGGGTTACCAGGCCCTTAGGGCAGCGTGTGGCCGTCGCCCCCTATTTATTTTGCGGGCAGTGCGAAAGTTGTTTAGCCGGTCATGAAACCGTCTGCCTGAAAGGGGATATCTTGGGGCTGGGCAGTCAGGGCGGTTATGCCGAATACGTGGTGGTGGCGGACCACAGTCTCATTCCGATTCCGGATGGGGTCTCGGCCGAACAAGCGGCGGCGGTCACGCTGTCGACCATCACGGCTTGGCATATGCTGGTGGATAAGGTGCGGATTCGCCCCGGCGACTGGGTATTGGTCTGGGCGGCCGGATCAGGGGTCGGCAGCGCCGCCGTGCAAATCGCCAAAATGATGGGAGCTAAGGTGATTGCCACCGCCGGGCAGCCGGCTAAAGTCGAACGGGCGATGGCGGAACTGGGGGCGGACTACGGAATTGACTATAGTCGGGAGGATGTCGGGCTGCGTGTCCGCGAACTCACCCAAAAACGCGGGGTGGATGTGGTATTTGAGCACTTGGGACAACAGACGTTGCCGACGAGCGTGCGGGCGCTCGCCCGGGAAGGGCGGATTGTCACCTGTGGGACACTGACCGGCAATTATGCCGAAATTGACGTCTGGACCTTATTTGCGAAAGAACTGCAAATTGTGGGTTCTTACGGCGGAACCCGCGAGGATTTGCGCCAGGTTCTCCAGGCGGTGGCCGAAGGCCGATTAACGCCGGTGATTGACACGGTCTGGCCATTGACGGATGTCCAGTCGGCCCATCAGCGGATGTCGGCGCGTGAACAATTTGGCAAAATCCTATTAAAACCGACGCGTTAG
- a CDS encoding glycoside hydrolase family 18 (PFAM: Glycosyl hydrolases family 18~COGs: COG3858 glycosyl hydrolase~InterPro IPR001223:IPR011583~KEGG: tmr:Tmar_1042 glycoside hydrolase family 18~PFAM: Glycoside hydrolase, family 18, catalytic domain~SMART: Chitinase II~SPTR: Glycoside hydrolase family 18), with translation MRMKKWVSGLVGLALSLALLAPPVEAAPLKVLGFWANDATAGLAGLYQYPHAITYFSPFWYSVNAYGGLINRVDPAILSAVEQHHIAITPLVNDATGTQAFLDNPLTRLRAARAIADMVKAGHFQGVDIDFEPPHTSLVHQLTGFMIDLHDFMPRGSVVTMAIVPHSGGAYDFAKLNPEVDQYVLMSYDQHDDGSYAGPVAATPWVQNIVTRMEKTVPPQKILLGVAAYGYIWPVGSTSATTVPYNAVTPEMNRYAKWDAADQETYATYQTSQGPVVAWWESLQGMNEKIQLAKQDHLAGIAIWHLGYANNSVYQLLLHQIGRQP, from the coding sequence ATGCGTATGAAGAAATGGGTATCCGGATTGGTCGGGCTCGCGCTCTCGCTGGCGCTTTTGGCTCCGCCGGTCGAGGCGGCCCCCCTGAAGGTCTTGGGGTTTTGGGCGAACGATGCCACCGCCGGATTGGCCGGCCTCTATCAATACCCCCACGCCATCACGTATTTCTCTCCTTTTTGGTATTCCGTCAATGCGTATGGCGGACTGATTAATCGGGTAGATCCGGCTATTTTATCGGCCGTCGAACAACATCATATTGCGATTACGCCGTTGGTGAATGACGCGACCGGTACCCAGGCCTTTTTGGACAATCCGCTGACCCGATTGCGCGCCGCCCGTGCGATCGCCGACATGGTGAAGGCCGGGCACTTTCAAGGGGTCGATATCGATTTTGAGCCGCCCCATACCTCGCTGGTTCATCAACTGACCGGCTTTATGATCGACTTGCACGACTTCATGCCGCGCGGCAGCGTCGTGACCATGGCCATTGTGCCGCATTCGGGCGGGGCCTATGATTTTGCCAAACTAAACCCGGAAGTCGATCAATATGTGCTGATGAGTTACGATCAGCATGATGACGGATCGTATGCCGGACCGGTTGCCGCGACTCCCTGGGTCCAAAATATCGTAACCCGTATGGAAAAAACGGTGCCGCCGCAAAAAATCCTGTTAGGGGTGGCGGCCTACGGCTACATTTGGCCGGTGGGCAGCACGTCGGCCACCACCGTACCCTATAATGCGGTAACCCCCGAGATGAACCGGTATGCCAAGTGGGATGCCGCGGATCAGGAAACCTATGCCACATATCAAACCAGCCAAGGGCCGGTGGTCGCGTGGTGGGAAAGCCTGCAGGGCATGAACGAAAAAATCCAGCTCGCCAAACAGGACCATTTAGCCGGTATTGCCATCTGGCATTTGGGATACGCCAACAACTCCGTGTATCAATTGCTCTTGCATCAAATTGGTCGTCAACCGTAA